The following proteins come from a genomic window of Chiloscyllium punctatum isolate Juve2018m chromosome 49, sChiPun1.3, whole genome shotgun sequence:
- the mrpl41 gene encoding large ribosomal subunit protein mL41, with protein MGLLSNLARGLVRGADRTAELTSKRGPRSFYKSRGAKPAGVFTSSGKFIKIRKMVPEFVVPNLEGFKLKPYVSYKAPKGTEQPLTAKTLFTETIAPQIEKDFQEGNFDLNNLEKYGFEPSQEGKLFQLFPKNYVR; from the coding sequence CTATCAAATCTGGCACGGGGTTTGGTGCGTGGAGCTGACCGGACAGCAGAACTCACAAGCAAGCGTGGACCCCGCAGCTTCTACAAATCGCGCGGAGCCAAACCAGCAGGAGTATTTACTTCCAGTGGCAAATTTATCAAAATCAGGAAAATGGTGCCTGAGTTCGTAGTCCCTAATTTAGAAGGTTTTAAACTAAAACCCTATGTGTCTTACAAAGCACCAAAAGGAACAGAACAACCTCTGACAGCCAAGACACTTTTTACAGAAACCATTGCTCCACAAATAGAGAAGGACTTTCAAGAAGGGAACTTTGACCTGAACAATCTTGAAAAATATGGCTTTGAGCCATCACAAGAGGGCAAGCTCTTCCAACTATTTCCAAAAAATTATGTACGTTGA